In the Streptomyces formicae genome, one interval contains:
- a CDS encoding tetratricopeptide repeat protein produces MPVPQSGRAEALLSAMVAGHSDRESPAWRALDRIVREAAGVDAAVEAAVGRLWPPPPSPEGEAASALPGLPELAALLVELGDRDRQIGDALSDWLRRDAPAAASSNVIGGSAVLHGPTVQAHLIHGGVHIHQQSAPPGPQRLPVPRQLPPFREQFVDRESDIRVLDRMRERRPAHAAPLLVVSGFAGVGKTSLVSRWLHRNASSYPDGHLYADLGGSSGADSGSGSGAGSGAEGSGPLTPATVLEGFLFSLGAQSVPSSVAGRVSLWRTLTSGLRLAVLLDNAFTAAQVRPLRLGTPTGLTVVTSRSDLTGLRVDGASVHRLDALPADSAVELLALGGGGGRVARDPVAAREVVTLCGRLPLAVCLASAQLAARPHHSVSDLAESLAQGQGSLDILRVDGEAVMRTALDMSYDLLPPEAATLYRRMGLLPTDRYDRYLLTAIAHAPGGGGGGAGTGADAAPERPTPDAGEPHDDADTAGGAAPTSVDLPISALIEAHLLEETGPGTYRFHDLVRPHARRVGEAEESSAQRADTVRRYVEWCLVTAAAAERILTPSHPLPGHDADVTGVMPTPLGGSDEALAWLGAHRDGLMGAVRHCFRAGMYTSCWRLVDLAWPLFLRLRPTALWIEAHRMGLDSARRSGSRQGEGRMLTSGAIGLRYAGQYEEAADWYRQALENATADGDVRQQAQAINGLGHLSLLTRRLGDARAHFEHALRLRESIGYARGAALTRTRLGETALAAGLLGPAAAHLRRAHAELTALGEGYEAARALALLGHVLAEEGDHEGGTRLLAEALSDFRAGGARSEHWEGRCLEWLGQAAESRGDTAEARRHYASARDFFSRLNPSDAERLDARLRHL; encoded by the coding sequence GTGCCAGTCCCACAATCCGGCAGGGCGGAAGCGCTGTTGTCGGCCATGGTCGCGGGCCATTCCGACCGGGAGTCGCCCGCCTGGCGCGCATTGGACCGCATCGTGCGGGAGGCGGCGGGGGTGGACGCGGCGGTGGAAGCGGCGGTGGGGCGGTTGTGGCCGCCGCCTCCGTCGCCGGAGGGGGAGGCGGCATCGGCTCTGCCGGGGTTACCGGAACTCGCTGCGTTACTCGTCGAGTTGGGCGACCGTGACCGCCAGATCGGTGATGCCCTCTCGGACTGGCTGCGACGCGACGCGCCTGCCGCCGCCTCCTCCAACGTCATCGGTGGATCCGCCGTGCTCCACGGCCCGACCGTGCAGGCCCACCTCATCCACGGCGGGGTCCACATCCACCAGCAGTCCGCGCCACCCGGCCCTCAGCGGTTACCCGTCCCCCGTCAACTCCCGCCCTTTCGAGAGCAGTTCGTGGACCGCGAGAGCGACATCCGCGTCCTGGACCGCATGCGCGAACGGCGGCCCGCGCACGCGGCTCCGCTTCTGGTGGTCAGCGGGTTCGCCGGGGTCGGGAAGACCAGCCTCGTGTCGCGCTGGCTGCACCGGAACGCGAGCAGCTACCCGGACGGGCACCTCTACGCCGACCTCGGCGGTTCCTCGGGGGCAGACTCGGGTTCGGGTTCGGGTGCGGGTTCGGGTGCGGAGGGGAGCGGTCCGCTCACTCCCGCCACCGTCCTGGAGGGCTTCCTGTTCTCGCTCGGGGCGCAGTCGGTCCCTTCGAGCGTCGCGGGACGCGTCTCCCTGTGGCGCACGCTGACGTCGGGCCTGCGCCTCGCCGTGCTCCTGGACAACGCGTTCACGGCCGCGCAGGTACGTCCGCTGCGGCTCGGCACGCCGACCGGGCTCACCGTGGTGACCAGCAGGAGCGACCTCACGGGGCTGCGGGTCGACGGGGCGTCCGTGCACCGGCTCGACGCGCTGCCCGCCGATTCGGCGGTGGAGCTCCTGGCGCTCGGCGGGGGCGGCGGGCGCGTCGCGCGGGACCCGGTCGCCGCGCGCGAAGTGGTCACGCTGTGCGGCCGGTTGCCGCTCGCGGTCTGCCTGGCCTCCGCCCAACTCGCCGCCCGCCCGCACCACTCCGTGTCGGACCTCGCGGAGAGCCTGGCCCAGGGGCAGGGCTCCCTGGACATCCTGCGCGTCGACGGGGAGGCCGTGATGCGGACGGCGCTCGACATGTCGTACGACCTGCTGCCCCCGGAAGCGGCGACGCTCTACCGCCGGATGGGGCTGCTGCCGACGGACCGTTACGACAGGTACTTGCTGACGGCGATCGCCCACGCGCCGGGCGGGGGCGGGGGCGGGGCCGGGACCGGCGCGGATGCGGCGCCGGAAAGGCCCACACCCGACGCGGGTGAGCCGCACGACGACGCCGATACGGCGGGCGGGGCCGCCCCCACCTCAGTGGACCTCCCCATCAGCGCCCTCATCGAGGCGCACCTCCTCGAAGAGACCGGGCCCGGTACCTATCGATTCCACGACCTCGTGCGTCCGCACGCCCGGCGCGTCGGGGAGGCGGAGGAGAGTTCCGCGCAGCGTGCGGACACCGTGCGGCGGTACGTCGAGTGGTGTCTGGTCACCGCCGCCGCGGCCGAGCGCATCCTCACGCCCAGTCACCCGCTGCCGGGGCACGACGCGGACGTCACGGGCGTCATGCCGACCCCGCTCGGCGGGTCCGATGAGGCGCTCGCCTGGCTCGGTGCCCACCGCGACGGGCTGATGGGCGCCGTGCGCCACTGTTTCCGCGCCGGGATGTACACCTCCTGCTGGCGGCTCGTGGACCTCGCCTGGCCGCTCTTCCTGCGGCTCAGGCCCACCGCCCTGTGGATCGAGGCGCACCGCATGGGCCTCGACTCGGCGCGTCGGAGCGGCTCCCGGCAGGGCGAGGGGCGCATGTTGACTTCCGGTGCGATCGGGCTGCGCTACGCCGGGCAGTACGAAGAGGCCGCCGACTGGTACCGGCAGGCGCTGGAGAACGCCACGGCGGACGGCGACGTACGGCAGCAGGCGCAGGCCATCAACGGGCTCGGGCACCTCAGTCTGCTCACCCGGCGTCTCGGCGACGCCCGCGCGCACTTCGAACACGCCCTGCGGCTGCGGGAGTCCATCGGCTATGCGCGCGGCGCCGCGCTCACCCGCACGCGTCTCGGCGAAACCGCTCTAGCGGCAGGGCTCTTGGGGCCTGCCGCCGCCCATCTCCGTCGCGCGCACGCGGAGTTGACGGCTCTCGGCGAGGGATACGAGGCCGCTCGCGCGCTCGCCCTCCTCGGCCACGTGCTGGCCGAGGAGGGCGATCACGAGGGCGGCACCCGGCTGCTCGCCGAGGCCCTCTCCGACTTCCGCGCGGGCGGCGCACGCTCGGAGCACTGGGAGGGCCGCTGCCTGGAGTGGCTCGGCCAGGCAGCGGAGTCCCGGGGCGACACCGCCGAGGCCCGCCGCCACTACGCGTCCGCGCGGGACTTCTTCAGTCGCCTCAACCCGAGCGACGCGGAACGGCTCGACGCACGGCTGCGCCACCTGTGA
- a CDS encoding AfsR/SARP family transcriptional regulator, translated as MEFEIRLSGPVEVEAEGRRGDIGSTKTRLAFAALAWDASRTVGMDTLIHRIWDEDPPFKAREALHAHVSRIRKALRVAGGSAPAVVSSTNAYVMRVDPDRVDLRRYTSCVDQARSLKDSRDDAGALRLLDDAAGLWRGEPLAGITGSWAARLRATVAESGLAAAMLRADILMRAGRFADAVPVLLPLVDEHPVDEALTEQLAIALYGSSRTAEATRLLQRTRQRVVRDIGLDAGRRLRGVHQGILSGTPAAALLDNQNQNQNQNQNQPQPQSQSQSHDRNQHHGKGPGPEPGTSPTGPPPTGPPPPGPRVPDNVPRDIPWVGRHDELRRLTAALCEGGGTSAAVVTVEAIDGMGGVGKTAMAVHLAHRLRDRFPDGRLFLHLGGHASDRDPLPAARALAELLRLIGVPPKELPQGLDELVSLWRTTVRDRRMIVILDDAADTGQVSPLLPGDSPTAVVVTSRRRLPGLPGVRPVSLDVLPRDDAVLLFERRVDGRCVTRRAEVEEIVLRCGHLPLAIEIVASRLLSRPSWSTSDLLDQLSAGSAQLPELRDGERTLRHVFDQSCRALTPDQRLVFRRMGLHFGVEFGSHAVAALAGLPVEETDRILEELLSQHLISEPSPHRFTMHDLLREYARSLFNHDALEPEGEFRKAVRQLVDHYVQVADHADRLAYPFRSRIPRDAEAAPTTTGRLPLPEISDAHAAERWLMTEGANLLDTLDWIRQNGTESQLASVVHVLAGFLDMEGHLVAAEPLLRRAVAHWQSVGDSAARARALLDLSAVHAHSGAYEEGIAAAREALDIARTLKDGELESEAIHQLSIRLWQTGRYALVRSLQQHSLSYLLQTEKTLHVARARNLLGIAHLHLGQNKEAIECFLAALAGFTAEGDDRGKYRTLNNMAELYRKNGDPEAAERSYREAIELSAGMGSRGDHATLQMNLANVLTTLDRPDEALVLFDGALPVLRAVGDRQGEGIALNGIGRANRIAGRGEQALPQHVAALAVLREIHAEGEVVDVLYDLARVELDTGRVAQAVAHLEESLSISRRLGARAEEERASRELGRLRRRA; from the coding sequence GTGGAATTCGAGATCCGACTTTCGGGCCCGGTCGAGGTGGAGGCCGAAGGCCGGCGCGGTGACATCGGTTCCACCAAGACCCGCCTCGCCTTCGCCGCCCTGGCCTGGGACGCGAGCCGCACCGTCGGCATGGACACCCTGATCCACCGGATCTGGGACGAGGACCCCCCGTTCAAGGCGCGCGAGGCCCTGCACGCCCACGTCTCCCGCATCCGCAAGGCCCTGCGCGTCGCGGGCGGTTCGGCGCCCGCCGTCGTCAGCAGTACCAACGCGTACGTGATGCGGGTCGACCCCGACCGGGTCGACCTGCGCCGCTACACGAGCTGCGTCGACCAGGCCCGCTCCCTGAAGGACAGCAGGGACGACGCCGGGGCCCTGCGCCTGCTCGACGACGCGGCGGGCCTCTGGCGCGGCGAACCCCTGGCAGGGATCACCGGCTCCTGGGCCGCCCGGCTGCGCGCCACCGTCGCCGAGAGCGGACTCGCCGCCGCCATGCTCCGCGCCGACATCCTCATGCGGGCGGGCAGGTTCGCCGACGCCGTACCCGTACTGCTGCCGCTCGTCGACGAGCACCCCGTCGACGAGGCGCTCACCGAGCAACTGGCCATCGCGCTGTACGGCAGCAGCCGTACGGCGGAGGCGACGCGGCTGCTCCAGCGCACCCGGCAGCGCGTCGTCCGCGACATCGGGCTCGACGCGGGCCGCCGACTGCGCGGGGTCCACCAGGGAATCCTCTCCGGAACCCCGGCGGCGGCACTCCTGGACAACCAGAACCAGAACCAGAACCAGAACCAGAACCAGCCCCAGCCCCAGTCCCAGTCCCAGAGCCACGACCGGAACCAGCACCACGGCAAAGGACCCGGCCCGGAACCCGGCACCAGCCCCACCGGCCCGCCACCCACCGGCCCGCCACCCCCTGGCCCCCGCGTCCCCGACAACGTCCCCCGCGACATCCCCTGGGTCGGCCGCCACGACGAACTGCGCCGCCTCACCGCCGCCCTCTGCGAAGGCGGCGGCACATCGGCGGCGGTCGTCACCGTCGAGGCCATCGACGGCATGGGCGGCGTGGGCAAGACGGCCATGGCGGTGCACCTGGCCCACCGGCTCAGGGACCGCTTCCCCGACGGCCGCCTCTTCCTGCACCTGGGCGGCCACGCATCCGACCGCGACCCGCTCCCCGCCGCCCGCGCCCTCGCCGAACTCCTGCGGCTGATCGGCGTACCGCCCAAGGAACTACCGCAGGGCCTGGACGAGTTGGTCTCCCTGTGGCGCACCACGGTCCGCGACCGGCGCATGATCGTGATCCTGGACGACGCCGCCGACACCGGGCAGGTCAGCCCGCTGCTCCCGGGTGACTCGCCGACGGCGGTCGTGGTGACCAGCCGCCGCCGTCTGCCCGGACTGCCGGGCGTACGACCGGTCTCCCTCGACGTGCTGCCGCGCGACGACGCGGTCCTGCTCTTCGAGCGGCGCGTGGACGGGCGGTGCGTCACCCGGCGGGCCGAGGTCGAGGAGATCGTCCTGCGGTGCGGCCATCTGCCGCTCGCCATCGAGATCGTCGCGAGCCGTTTGCTCTCCCGGCCCTCGTGGAGTACGTCGGACCTGCTCGACCAGCTCTCGGCGGGCAGCGCCCAACTTCCCGAACTCCGCGACGGAGAGCGGACGTTACGCCACGTCTTCGACCAGTCCTGCCGCGCGCTGACCCCGGACCAGCGCCTGGTCTTCCGCCGCATGGGCCTGCACTTCGGGGTGGAGTTCGGCTCGCACGCGGTGGCGGCCCTCGCCGGACTCCCCGTCGAGGAGACGGATCGAATTCTGGAAGAACTCCTCTCCCAGCACCTCATTTCCGAGCCGTCCCCGCATCGATTTACCATGCATGATCTTTTGCGGGAGTACGCGCGTTCACTGTTCAACCATGACGCCCTCGAACCGGAAGGCGAATTCCGCAAGGCCGTACGGCAATTGGTGGATCACTACGTCCAAGTCGCCGATCACGCCGACCGGCTGGCCTATCCCTTCCGCTCGCGCATTCCGCGAGACGCGGAGGCGGCGCCCACGACCACCGGCCGCCTGCCGCTCCCGGAGATCAGCGACGCGCACGCCGCCGAGCGCTGGCTCATGACCGAGGGTGCCAATCTCCTGGACACGCTCGACTGGATTCGACAGAACGGCACGGAAAGTCAACTGGCGAGCGTTGTCCACGTCTTGGCCGGATTCCTGGACATGGAGGGCCATCTCGTCGCCGCCGAGCCGCTGCTGCGCCGTGCCGTCGCGCACTGGCAGTCCGTGGGCGACAGCGCGGCGCGTGCGCGGGCCCTGCTCGACCTGTCGGCCGTCCACGCGCACAGCGGGGCGTACGAGGAAGGGATCGCGGCGGCGCGCGAGGCCCTGGACATCGCGCGGACGCTCAAGGACGGCGAACTGGAGAGCGAGGCGATCCACCAGCTGTCGATCCGGCTCTGGCAGACGGGCCGCTACGCATTGGTGCGCTCACTCCAGCAGCACTCCCTGAGTTACTTACTGCAAACGGAGAAGACTCTGCATGTGGCGAGGGCGCGCAATCTCCTGGGGATCGCCCATCTCCACCTGGGTCAGAACAAGGAGGCGATCGAGTGTTTCCTCGCCGCCCTCGCCGGATTCACGGCGGAAGGTGACGACAGGGGGAAATACCGCACGCTTAACAACATGGCCGAGCTCTACCGCAAGAATGGCGACCCCGAGGCGGCGGAGAGGTCGTATCGAGAAGCCATCGAATTGTCGGCGGGAATGGGCAGCAGGGGCGATCACGCCACCCTCCAGATGAACCTGGCGAACGTCCTCACCACCCTCGACAGACCGGACGAGGCCCTCGTGCTCTTCGACGGGGCCCTGCCGGTGCTGCGCGCTGTCGGAGACCGCCAGGGCGAGGGCATCGCGTTGAACGGCATCGGCAGGGCCAACCGGATCGCGGGCCGCGGCGAACAGGCGCTTCCCCAACACGTCGCCGCCCTCGCGGTGTTACGTGAGATCCATGCCGAGGGGGAAGTGGTGGACGTCCTCTACGACCTGGCGCGCGTCGAACTCGACACGGGGCGTGTAGCGCAGGCCGTCGCGCACCTGGAGGAGTCCCTGTCGATCAGCCGGAGGCTCGGGGCGCGGGCCGAGGAGGAGAGGGCTTCGCGGGAGTTGGGGCGGTTGCGTCGACGTGCTTGA
- a CDS encoding ANTAR domain-containing response regulator, translated as MRPVQELADFFVALAGGAEESPDVAGTLSVLAHHSPLLLGVRATAAVVFAPGGREAPQVVCHDPEVARLEREAVERREGLVHDCLHHDRGPRLVAFDGRPANLRWPHYAPGVVALGYTRGVAVPLRGRTGTTGALVLLSSDAESLLDPGMLQLCQSMADFTAITLERARETEQSRTLAAQLERALSSRVIIEQAKGVLATRRRLTMDEAFAVLRGYARSRRRQLNEVAREVVEGRADPELTGAPEG; from the coding sequence ATGAGGCCCGTGCAGGAGCTCGCCGACTTCTTCGTCGCCCTGGCGGGCGGCGCCGAGGAATCACCGGACGTCGCCGGGACCCTTTCGGTCCTCGCCCACCACAGCCCGCTCCTGCTCGGAGTCCGTGCCACCGCGGCCGTCGTGTTCGCGCCCGGCGGGCGCGAGGCGCCACAGGTGGTGTGCCACGACCCCGAGGTCGCCCGGCTGGAGCGCGAGGCCGTCGAGCGGCGCGAGGGGCTCGTCCACGACTGTCTGCACCACGACCGGGGGCCGCGCCTCGTGGCCTTCGACGGGCGTCCGGCGAACCTGCGCTGGCCGCACTACGCCCCCGGGGTCGTGGCGCTGGGCTACACCCGCGGCGTCGCCGTTCCCTTACGCGGGCGCACCGGGACGACCGGCGCGCTCGTCCTGCTGTCGTCCGACGCCGAGAGCCTCTTGGACCCCGGCATGCTGCAACTCTGCCAGTCCATGGCCGACTTCACGGCCATCACCCTGGAACGCGCGCGCGAGACCGAGCAGAGCCGGACGCTCGCCGCCCAGCTGGAGCGCGCCCTCTCCAGCCGCGTGATCATCGAACAGGCCAAGGGTGTGCTCGCCACCCGCAGGCGGCTGACCATGGATGAAGCCTTCGCCGTGCTGCGCGGGTACGCGCGCTCGCGGCGAAGGCAGTTGAACGAGGTGGCCCGGGAGGTGGTGGAGGGCCGTGCGGATCCTGAGTTGACCGGGGCGCCCGAGGGGTGA
- a CDS encoding GAF domain-containing protein, with the protein MNPQGHAARLGLAVEARRRARRAIERAARAEAAAERHTLLSAHPGPGGELHARIAARHRRSAACHRSSARLQEAFAQRAAEWAEGLGTQPRFMTGVAEACGTASAALTLFDSAQNQLAVATSDEPSRAAQDLEYVLGEGPARDVAAALLPLHVSGPLIEKRWPGYGPALVSLGVMSVAAVPLKAMDSCVGSLAVFDLGAGRAAFAGLADVAEALTRIMVLGPDADPELYGGTDHRDTVQQAAGVLSARSGRPIADALALLKARAFTGEVSTEVVAGWILDGELDLG; encoded by the coding sequence ATGAACCCGCAGGGGCACGCGGCCCGGCTCGGCCTCGCGGTGGAGGCGCGGCGCCGCGCCCGCCGTGCGATCGAGCGCGCGGCGCGGGCGGAAGCGGCGGCCGAGCGGCACACACTCCTGAGCGCCCACCCAGGTCCCGGGGGCGAGCTGCACGCCCGGATCGCGGCGCGACACCGCAGGTCGGCGGCCTGTCACCGCTCATCGGCCCGCTTACAGGAGGCGTTCGCCCAGCGGGCGGCGGAGTGGGCGGAGGGGCTGGGCACCCAGCCCCGCTTCATGACCGGGGTCGCCGAGGCGTGCGGCACGGCGAGCGCCGCGCTCACCCTCTTCGACTCCGCACAGAACCAGCTCGCGGTGGCCACGTCCGACGAACCCTCGCGTGCCGCGCAGGACTTGGAGTACGTGCTCGGGGAGGGGCCCGCGAGGGACGTGGCGGCCGCGCTCCTGCCCCTGCACGTGTCGGGGCCCTTGATCGAGAAGCGCTGGCCGGGATACGGCCCGGCGCTGGTATCCCTGGGCGTCATGTCGGTGGCCGCCGTGCCCCTGAAAGCGATGGACAGCTGCGTCGGTTCGCTCGCGGTCTTCGATCTGGGCGCGGGCCGCGCGGCGTTCGCGGGACTCGCCGACGTCGCGGAGGCGCTCACCCGCATCATGGTGCTCGGACCCGACGCCGACCCCGAGCTCTACGGGGGCACGGACCACAGGGACACCGTGCAGCAGGCGGCGGGCGTACTCTCCGCCCGGTCCGGGCGCCCGATCGCCGACGCCCTCGCGCTGCTCAAGGCGCGCGCGTTCACCGGGGAGGTATCCACCGAGGTGGTGGCCGGGTGGATCCTGGACGGAGAACTCGATCTCGGCTGA
- a CDS encoding CheR family methyltransferase produces the protein MGASQHADNDEALEELLAFIRDARGFDFTGYKRSTLGRRIKKRMTDVGATSYADYRDLLETSAEEFNALFNTILINVTSFFRDPEAWTLFQREIIPELITDLAPEQEIRVWSAGCSSGEEPYSLAIMFAEALGIHECLKRVKIYATDVDEEALREARSGLYPAKALEPLSMELRQKYFEKNAAQFSFHSDLRRRVIFGRHDITRDAPISRLDLLLCRNTLMYFNVEAQTQILDRFHFALRKDAFLFLGKAEMLLNDAERFEVTDMRQRIFRRSSGAAGAPYQPAPLKIRPGTGPEVTSVARSRQLRDLALDAGPTASITVDSEGSLVVVNSQARIQFGLSTADLGRPFRDLEISYRPVELRSLIDQAMDERRTLRVNRVERRVGDEVQYVDILIQPLAGTNGTHVATTISFADVTVSTQLKSEVKRVKEDLETAYEELQSTNEELETTNEELQSSIEELETTNEELQSTNEELETTNEELQSGNEELETMNDEMRIRTEELDEAKAFLEAVLTSIAAGVVVLDSELKVKSWNRGAVDLWGLRADEVIDTPFFGLDFGLPTEELRPVVSECLTSRQRSGPVGIRSTSRLGRPIMCDVFCSPFDGHHGGVVLMMEESRTDPQG, from the coding sequence ATGGGCGCATCGCAGCACGCCGACAACGATGAGGCGCTGGAGGAGCTCCTCGCGTTCATCAGGGACGCCCGTGGCTTCGACTTCACGGGCTACAAGCGCTCCACGCTGGGCCGACGCATCAAGAAGCGCATGACCGACGTCGGCGCCACCTCGTACGCGGACTACCGGGACCTCCTGGAGACCAGCGCCGAGGAATTCAACGCGCTGTTCAACACGATCCTGATCAACGTCACGTCCTTCTTCCGCGACCCGGAGGCCTGGACGCTGTTCCAGCGCGAGATCATCCCCGAGCTGATCACGGACCTCGCGCCCGAGCAGGAGATCAGGGTGTGGAGCGCGGGCTGCTCCAGCGGCGAGGAGCCGTACTCCCTTGCCATCATGTTCGCCGAGGCGCTCGGCATCCACGAGTGCCTCAAGCGCGTGAAGATCTACGCCACGGACGTCGACGAGGAGGCCCTGCGCGAGGCCCGCTCCGGGCTGTACCCGGCGAAGGCACTGGAGCCGCTCAGCATGGAGCTGCGACAGAAGTACTTCGAGAAGAACGCCGCCCAGTTCAGCTTCCACAGCGACCTGCGGCGGCGGGTGATCTTCGGGCGGCACGACATCACCAGGGACGCCCCGATCTCCCGGCTGGACCTGCTGCTCTGCCGGAACACCCTGATGTACTTCAACGTCGAGGCGCAGACGCAGATCCTGGACCGTTTCCACTTCGCGCTGCGCAAGGACGCCTTCCTCTTCCTCGGCAAGGCCGAGATGCTGCTCAACGACGCCGAGCGGTTCGAGGTGACCGACATGCGCCAGCGGATCTTCCGGCGCAGCTCGGGCGCGGCCGGGGCTCCGTACCAGCCGGCCCCTCTGAAGATCCGGCCCGGCACGGGCCCCGAGGTGACCTCGGTCGCCCGCAGCCGCCAATTGCGCGATCTGGCCCTGGACGCCGGACCGACCGCGTCGATCACCGTCGACAGCGAGGGGAGCCTCGTGGTGGTGAACAGCCAGGCGCGGATCCAGTTCGGCCTCTCCACGGCCGACCTCGGCCGCCCCTTCCGGGACCTGGAGATCTCCTACCGCCCCGTCGAGCTCCGCTCCTTGATCGACCAGGCCATGGACGAGCGCAGGACGCTCCGGGTCAACAGGGTCGAGCGGCGGGTGGGCGACGAGGTCCAGTACGTCGACATCCTCATCCAGCCGCTCGCCGGGACCAACGGCACCCACGTCGCGACCACGATCTCGTTCGCCGACGTCACGGTCAGCACGCAGCTGAAGTCCGAGGTCAAGCGCGTCAAGGAGGACCTGGAGACCGCGTACGAGGAGCTCCAGTCCACCAACGAGGAGCTGGAGACCACCAACGAGGAACTCCAGTCCAGCATCGAGGAGCTGGAAACGACCAACGAGGAACTCCAGTCCACGAACGAAGAACTGGAGACCACCAACGAGGAACTCCAGTCCGGGAACGAGGAACTGGAGACCATGAACGACGAGATGCGCATCCGCACCGAGGAGCTCGACGAGGCCAAGGCCTTCCTCGAGGCCGTGCTGACCAGCATCGCGGCGGGCGTGGTGGTCCTGGACAGCGAGCTGAAGGTCAAGAGCTGGAACCGCGGCGCCGTGGACCTGTGGGGACTGCGCGCGGACGAGGTCATCGACACGCCCTTCTTCGGGCTGGACTTCGGGCTGCCCACCGAGGAACTGCGGCCCGTGGTGTCGGAGTGCCTGACCTCCCGCCAACGCTCGGGGCCGGTCGGCATCCGCTCCACGAGCCGCCTCGGCAGGCCCATCATGTGCGACGTCTTCTGCTCCCCGTTCGACGGGCACCACGGCGGTGTCGTTCTCATGATGGAAGAGAGCCGAACCGACCCTCAGGGCTGA
- a CDS encoding chemotaxis protein CheB codes for MTADQSPVPYAIVAVASSAGGIQALIALLAELGPDLPVPVLVVQHLDPRHRTVIADVLARRAELPVKLAQDGEYARNGVIHIAPPDRHLLVNSDGLLTLSDTELVHFVRPSADLLFESVAGAYGSRAIVCVLTGTGVDGAMGAEAVSSRGGTVIVQDPADAQYPGMPQAAIDAGAADFVLPLEEIAAVVRGLVEAKRQ; via the coding sequence GTGACGGCCGACCAGTCTCCGGTCCCCTATGCCATCGTCGCTGTCGCATCGTCCGCGGGCGGCATCCAGGCGTTGATAGCGCTGCTCGCGGAGCTCGGACCGGACCTTCCCGTGCCCGTCCTCGTGGTGCAGCACCTCGACCCGCGGCACCGGACGGTGATCGCCGACGTGCTCGCCCGGCGGGCCGAACTTCCGGTCAAGCTCGCGCAGGACGGCGAGTACGCGCGGAACGGCGTGATCCACATCGCTCCCCCCGACCGGCACCTCCTCGTGAACTCCGACGGTCTCCTCACGCTGTCCGACACCGAGCTCGTGCACTTCGTGCGGCCCTCCGCCGATCTCCTCTTCGAATCGGTCGCGGGCGCCTACGGGTCACGGGCGATCGTCTGCGTGCTCACCGGGACCGGGGTCGACGGCGCGATGGGCGCCGAGGCGGTCAGCTCGCGCGGCGGGACCGTGATCGTCCAGGATCCGGCCGACGCCCAGTATCCCGGGATGCCGCAGGCGGCGATCGACGCGGGGGCGGCGGATTTCGTGCTACCTCTTGAAGAGATCGCCGCGGTCGTCCGCGGACTCGTCGAGGCCAAGAGGCAGTGA